A stretch of the Vigna radiata var. radiata cultivar VC1973A chromosome 9, Vradiata_ver6, whole genome shotgun sequence genome encodes the following:
- the LOC106773636 gene encoding pathogenesis-related protein 2: MAVFTFEDQTTSPVAPAILYKALVKDADNIVPKAVDSFKSVEIVEGNGGPGTIKKISFLEDGETKFVLHKIEGIDEANLGYSYSIVGGAALPNTAEKITIDTILSDGLNGGSVVKLSIKYHSKGEASPNEDELKAGKAKSDALFKVIEAYLLANP; encoded by the exons ATGGCTGTTTTCACATTCGAGGATCAAACCACTTCTCCCGTGGCTCCTGCTATCCTTTACAAGGCTCTTGTCAAAGACGCCGACAACATCGTCCCAAAGGCTGTTGATTCTTTCAAGAGTGTTGAAATCGTTGAGGGCAACGGTGGCCCCGGAACCATCAAGAAGATCTCTTTCCTTGAGG ATGGAGAGACAAAGTTTGTGTTGCACAAAATAGAAGGAATAGACGAGGCTAACTTGGGATACAGCTACAGCATAGTTGGAGGTGCTGCTTTGCCAAACACTGCAGAAAAGATCACCATCGACACCATATTGAGTGATGGCCTCAACGGAGGCTCAGTCGTAAAGCTGAGCATAAAGTATCACAGCAAAGGAGAAGCTTCACCcaatgaagatgagctcaaagCTGGTAAAGCCAAGAGTGATGCTCTTTTCAAGGTCATTGAGGCTTACCTTTTGGCCAATCCTTAG